The sequence GCGGCGGTGCACGATCGCGTTGACCCGCACCTCGCAGCGGGCCCCCACGAGGGCGCCGTTGAAGACGCGGGCGCCGGAGGCGAAGAAGACCTCCTCACCCACCGTCGCCCCGGCGATGCTCGCCAGCGTCCCGATCAGCGTGTGCGCGCCGACATGGACCGCATTGGCCGCGGTGGCGCGGATCAGCGCGTTCTCCATCACGATCACGTTCTCGCCGAGGGTGATCGGGCCGCCCTCCGCCGTGATGACGGCGCCGTGCAGCACCTGGCAGCCCGGCCCCACCTCCACATCGCCGGAGACGACGGCGGTGGGGGCGATGACGGCGGTGTCATGGATGCGGGGGCGAGCCCCGAGGTGCTCGTACAACATGCGGCCAGACTAGTCCCGCCGCAGCCGCGAAAGCAGCCACCGCACGCTACTCGGCTTTGGCCGGTTCCGGGAAGATCGCGGTGAACAGCTGCTCGACCCATTCGAGAAGCTGTGCGTCGGGCAGCGGCTCGAGCCCCACGCCCACAGCGGCGGGAACCGTGGGCATCGGCACGACCAGCGCCTCTCCCCCGGTCACGAGCTTCGCCTTCGGATACAACCGCTGCAGCCGTACCTTGATCGAGTCCTCGAGCCGCGCCGGTGCGATGCGCAGGTTCGAGCCCATGACCACCACGTCGGTCAGCCCGGCGCGCGCAGCCCGACGACGCAGTCGCGAGATCGCCAGCAGTCCCTCGACCTCTTCCGGCGGCGTGCCGTAGCGGTCAACGAGCTCCTCGATCACGAGATCGATGGCCCCGTCCTTCGCTGTGGCCGCCGACGCCGCCGACAGCTTCTGGTACGCCTCGAGACGCAGCCGCTCGCTGTCGATGTAGTACTCGGGGATGCGGGCATCGAGGGGAAGCTCGAGCCGCAGCTCCTGCCCGGTCTCGACCTCGTCGCCGCGGAACGTCGCCACCGCCTCGCCGATCATCCGCAGATACAGGTCGAATCCGACGCCGGCGATGTGTCCGGCCTGCTCCGCACCGAGCATGTTGCCCGCGCCGCGGAGCTCGAGGTCCTTCAGCGCGACCTGCATGCCCGAGCCGAGCTCGTTGTTGACCGCGATCGTCTGCAGCCGGTCGGCGGCGGTCTCGGAGAGCGGCTTCATCTCGTCGTAGAGGAAGTACGCGTACGCCCGCTCACGCCCTCGCCCGACCCGACCGCGGAGCTGGTGCAGCTGGCTGAGGCCGTACTTGTCGGCGCGGTCGATGATGATCGTGTTCGCGTTCGAGATGTCGAGGCCGGTCTCGATGATCGTGGTCGAGACGAGCACGTCGAACTTGCGCTCCCAGAAGTCGTCGACGACCTGCTCCAGTTGGTGCTCACCCAACTGCCCGTGGGCGACGGCGATGCGCGCTTCGGGCACGAGCTCCGCCAACTGCGCCGCGACGCGCTGAATCGACTGCACGCGGTTGTGCACGAAGAAGACCTGCCCCTCGCGCAGGATCTCGCGCCGGATGGCCGCGGCGATCTGCTTGTCGCTGCGGGGGCCGACGAACGACAGGATCGGATGCCTGTCCTCGGGCGGCGTCGCGAGCGTGGACATCTCGCGGATGCCCGTGACCGCCATCTCCAGCGTGCGCGGGATGGGGGTGGCGCTCATGGCGAGGATGTCGACGTTGGTCTTCAGCTTCTTCAGCGCGTCCTTGTGCTCGACGCCGAACCGCTGCTCCTCATCGATGATCATCAGGCCGAGATCCTTGAAGATGACCCCTTCCGTGAGGATGCGGTGGGTGCCGATGATCATGTCGACCGACCCCTCCAGCAGCCCCTGGAGCGTGAGCCGGACTTCCTTGTCGGTCTGGAAGCGCGACAGCGCGCGCACCTTGACCGGGAAACCGGCGAAGCGCTCGGTGAACGTCTCCATGTGCTGCTTCACCAGGAGCGTCGTCGGCACGAGCATCGCGACCTGCTTGCCGTCCTGGATCGCCTTGAACGCCGCGCGCACGGCGACCTCGGTCTTGCCGAAGCCGACGTCGCCGGAGAGCAGCCGGTCCATCGGGATCGGCCGCTCCATGTCGGCCTTGATCTCGTCGATGGTCTGCAGCTGGTCCTGCGTCTCCGCGAACGGGAACGCCTCCTCCAACTCGCGCTGCCAAGGCGTGTCCGGGCCGAAGGCATGGCCCTTGGCGCTCATGCGCGCGGAGTACAGCTTCACGAGCTCGACGGCGATGTCGCGCACCGCCTTGCGGGCCTTGCCCTTGGCCTGCGACCAGTCGCTGCCGCCCATCTTCGACAGGGTCGGGGCCTCGCCGCCGACGTACTTCGAGAGGGAGTCGAGCTGATCCGTCGGCACATACAGCTTGTCGCCGGGGTAGCCGCGCTTGGAGGGGGCGTATTCGAGGATGAGGTAGTCGCGCACGGACTTGGTGGCGTTGCGTCCACCGGTGGACACCTCGCGCTGCGTCATCTCGACGAACCGCCCGATGCCGTGCGTGGCGTGCACCACGAAGTCGCCCTGCTTCAGCTGCAAGGGGTCGACGACGTTCTTGCGCCGCGAGGCGAGCTTCTTGACGACCCGCTGGTCGCCACCGATCGTGCGTCCGTAGAACTCGTTGTCGGTGAGGACGGCGAGCTTCGCCTCGGGCACCTGGAATCCGGCTTCGACGGACCCCATGACCAGGGTCGCGACACCGGCCTCTGGCGCATCCGTGAGACTCTCCACGACGCGGGCCGCGAGGCCGCGATCGGACAGCACATCGCGTGCACGGTCGACCAGGCCGCTTCCGGCTGCGATCACCACGACGCGCCAGCCGTCGGTGACCTTGGCCTCGACGAACGAGATCGCCCCGTCGACGTTGCCGTGGAACGACGGGATGATGGCGGCACCGAGGGTGGCGGCATCCGTGTCGGAAGCCGCATCGCCGTCGCCGACGCTGATGCCGAAGGGGCTCAGCTGCCACCAGACGCCACCCCGGTCGCGCACGACCTCGCGCAGT is a genomic window of Microbacterium maritypicum containing:
- a CDS encoding gamma carbonic anhydrase family protein, with the protein product MLYEHLGARPRIHDTAVIAPTAVVSGDVEVGPGCQVLHGAVITAEGGPITLGENVIVMENALIRATAANAVHVGAHTLIGTLASIAGATVGEEVFFASGARVFNGALVGARCEVRVNAIVHRRAVLPEGTVVPIGWVAVGDPVQLLSPDRDQEIAAAQPELDFPGHVFGVDRDTPDLMVQLTERYGSSLARHAHDREITD
- the mfd gene encoding transcription-repair coupling factor, which encodes MTVPGILRALEEASLYRDALKWAHTDADLGLVDGLDAPALAGLLGKRAAAGHPPALLAVVPTGRRAESLALAMHAYLPTADILTFPAWETLPHERLSPSVDTVGQRLQTLRRIAEWSGDHPLVIVASVRAALQPIAGNLGEIAPLELSVGSRGNGLDRVVEQLVERAYSRVDMVSRRGEFAVRGGILDVFPPVSEHPFRIEFFGDEIDQIRAFSVADQRSLPGDVPGVDLPPSRELLLTADVRDRARELIEGFPAIRGMLEKMSEGIPVEGMESLLPAVAGPLKSLAEYLPAGAATAVVDPDRSTARAITLGDTNREFLDAAWSAATSGASAPIDLGAGDFLTVAELREVVRDRGGVWWQLSPFGISVGDGDAASDTDAATLGAAIIPSFHGNVDGAISFVEAKVTDGWRVVVIAAGSGLVDRARDVLSDRGLAARVVESLTDAPEAGVATLVMGSVEAGFQVPEAKLAVLTDNEFYGRTIGGDQRVVKKLASRRKNVVDPLQLKQGDFVVHATHGIGRFVEMTQREVSTGGRNATKSVRDYLILEYAPSKRGYPGDKLYVPTDQLDSLSKYVGGEAPTLSKMGGSDWSQAKGKARKAVRDIAVELVKLYSARMSAKGHAFGPDTPWQRELEEAFPFAETQDQLQTIDEIKADMERPIPMDRLLSGDVGFGKTEVAVRAAFKAIQDGKQVAMLVPTTLLVKQHMETFTERFAGFPVKVRALSRFQTDKEVRLTLQGLLEGSVDMIIGTHRILTEGVIFKDLGLMIIDEEQRFGVEHKDALKKLKTNVDILAMSATPIPRTLEMAVTGIREMSTLATPPEDRHPILSFVGPRSDKQIAAAIRREILREGQVFFVHNRVQSIQRVAAQLAELVPEARIAVAHGQLGEHQLEQVVDDFWERKFDVLVSTTIIETGLDISNANTIIIDRADKYGLSQLHQLRGRVGRGRERAYAYFLYDEMKPLSETAADRLQTIAVNNELGSGMQVALKDLELRGAGNMLGAEQAGHIAGVGFDLYLRMIGEAVATFRGDEVETGQELRLELPLDARIPEYYIDSERLRLEAYQKLSAASAATAKDGAIDLVIEELVDRYGTPPEEVEGLLAISRLRRRAARAGLTDVVVMGSNLRIAPARLEDSIKVRLQRLYPKAKLVTGGEALVVPMPTVPAAVGVGLEPLPDAQLLEWVEQLFTAIFPEPAKAE